Proteins from one Streptomyces sp. 840.1 genomic window:
- a CDS encoding phage tail protein, with translation MTDSIFATSVFFRLAIAGNDLGAFHTCSGMGAEVEMESYAEGGNNGFTWQLPGRVTWSNITLTRPVTADTAKIGRWLDETLRRVEPKDGEIVALKPDLTRIISWQVFGIVPVRWQGPSFDPARSEAAVETLEIAHQGLRPS, from the coding sequence ATGACAGACAGCATCTTCGCGACCAGCGTGTTCTTCCGGCTCGCGATCGCCGGGAACGACCTCGGGGCCTTCCACACCTGCTCCGGCATGGGCGCCGAGGTGGAGATGGAGAGCTATGCCGAAGGCGGCAACAACGGCTTCACCTGGCAACTGCCCGGACGCGTGACCTGGTCGAACATCACGCTCACCAGGCCGGTCACCGCCGACACGGCGAAGATCGGCCGCTGGCTCGACGAGACGCTGCGGCGGGTGGAGCCCAAGGACGGCGAGATCGTGGCGCTGAAACCTGACCTGACCAGGATCATCAGCTGGCAGGTGTTCGGGATCGTCCCGGTCCGCTGGCAAGGCCCGTCCTTCGATCCCGCCCGGTCGGAGGCCGCGGTGGAGACCCTGGAGATCGCCCATCAGGGGCTGCGTCCCTCCTGA
- a CDS encoding phosphatase PAP2 family protein: protein MRASTVRLREHPRRAADRRFGVRLLAAAAVAAVSAVPFALLLVLVESRWSPLHAVDSGAARRLHSTALAHPAWTSTLRFLSDRVWDPATLRCAVALLTIWLLRRRAWRLAAWSAVTAVAGGLTGLLVKTVVERARPSLADPVAQAPGFSFPSGHAMTATTSFAVLLLVLLPLVPRGWRVVCWSVAVLSVLGVGFTRVALGVHWFSDVVGGWLLGLAVVASTAWAFEAWRADSGRRRSGMAEGLEPELPEAAPER, encoded by the coding sequence ATGCGCGCCAGTACCGTGCGGCTCCGTGAACACCCGCGCCGTGCCGCAGACCGCAGGTTCGGCGTACGTCTGCTCGCCGCCGCCGCCGTCGCCGCGGTGTCCGCAGTCCCCTTCGCCCTTCTCCTCGTGCTCGTCGAGAGCCGCTGGAGCCCGTTGCACGCCGTGGACTCGGGCGCGGCCAGGCGGCTGCACAGCACGGCGCTCGCCCACCCCGCGTGGACGAGCACCCTTCGCTTCCTGTCCGACCGGGTCTGGGACCCCGCGACGCTGCGCTGCGCGGTCGCACTGCTGACGATCTGGCTGCTCCGGCGACGTGCCTGGCGGCTGGCCGCCTGGTCCGCCGTGACAGCCGTGGCCGGCGGGCTCACGGGGCTGCTCGTCAAGACGGTCGTCGAACGGGCCAGGCCCTCCCTGGCCGACCCGGTGGCCCAGGCGCCGGGCTTCTCCTTCCCCTCGGGCCACGCGATGACCGCGACCACCTCGTTCGCCGTCCTGCTGCTCGTGCTGCTGCCGCTGGTGCCGCGCGGCTGGCGGGTCGTCTGCTGGAGCGTGGCGGTGCTCTCGGTGCTGGGAGTGGGCTTCACCCGGGTCGCACTCGGTGTCCACTGGTTCAGCGATGTGGTCGGCGGCTGGCTGCTCGGCCTCGCCGTGGTGGCGTCGACCGCCTGGGCCTTCGAAGCCTGGCGCGCCGACTCCGGCCGTCGCCGGAGCGGGATGGCCGAAGGCCTGGAGCCCGAGCTGCCCGAGGCCGCCCCGGAGCGGTGA
- a CDS encoding GPW/gp25 family protein has translation MSERFIGRGWAFPLRVGPTGGIAMVEREREIEEAIRLVLGTAPGERPMRPEFGCGIHDYVFAPGNGATAGRIAQQTREALERWEPRIAVDDVVVAFDAVEDGTLYIDVHYTVRSTNDRRNLVFPFYTIPSEEETEELVAD, from the coding sequence ATGAGCGAGCGGTTCATCGGGCGCGGCTGGGCGTTCCCGCTGCGCGTCGGACCGACCGGCGGGATCGCCATGGTCGAACGCGAGCGGGAGATCGAGGAGGCGATCCGCCTGGTGCTCGGAACCGCGCCAGGCGAGCGCCCCATGCGCCCCGAGTTCGGCTGCGGCATCCACGACTACGTCTTCGCCCCCGGCAACGGCGCCACCGCCGGCCGCATCGCGCAGCAGACCCGCGAGGCCCTGGAGCGGTGGGAGCCGCGCATCGCGGTGGACGACGTGGTGGTCGCCTTCGACGCCGTCGAGGACGGCACCCTCTACATCGACGTGCACTACACCGTGCGCTCCACCAACGACCGGCGCAACCTGGTCTTCCCCTTCTACACGATCCCCTCCGAGGAGGAGACCGAGGAATTGGTGGCGGACTGA
- a CDS encoding LysM peptidoglycan-binding domain-containing protein gives MSPAVRSSRARAQLILKEPPASVGAKPGGTVAQLDLQFNPSTLELRKTAEWRRSPSRMAGQSALPEFVGSGPRTLSLEVFLDATATHDNSVEQAVEKLMKACVPTPASLGRKKPASPWVRFEWGTARTTAFDGVLSSLSVSYTLFDVDGKPLRATCGLSIEEASVDTAGQNPTSGARTARSTHTVVAGDSLAMLAWREYGDPTAWRVIAEANAIDDPMALAPGTELVVPALLDTDSLEER, from the coding sequence ATGTCGCCAGCGGTGCGCTCCAGCAGGGCCAGAGCTCAGTTGATCCTCAAGGAGCCCCCGGCCTCGGTCGGCGCGAAGCCCGGCGGGACGGTCGCGCAGCTCGACCTGCAGTTCAACCCCTCCACCCTGGAACTGCGCAAGACCGCCGAGTGGCGGCGCTCCCCGTCCCGGATGGCCGGGCAGTCGGCGCTGCCCGAGTTCGTCGGCAGCGGACCCCGCACGCTGAGCCTCGAAGTGTTCCTGGACGCCACCGCCACCCACGACAACTCCGTGGAGCAGGCGGTGGAGAAGCTGATGAAGGCGTGCGTGCCGACACCGGCCAGCCTGGGCCGCAAGAAGCCGGCCAGCCCGTGGGTCAGGTTCGAATGGGGCACGGCGCGGACGACCGCGTTCGACGGGGTTCTGTCGAGCCTGTCGGTGAGTTACACGCTGTTCGACGTGGACGGCAAGCCGCTGCGGGCCACCTGCGGGCTGTCCATCGAGGAGGCGAGCGTCGACACGGCGGGCCAGAACCCGACGTCCGGCGCCCGCACCGCCCGCAGTACGCACACGGTCGTGGCGGGCGACAGCCTCGCCATGCTGGCCTGGCGGGAGTACGGCGACCCGACGGCCTGGCGGGTCATCGCGGAGGCGAACGCGATCGACGACCCGATGGCTCTCGCGCCCGGCACCGAACTGGTGGTGCCGGCACTGCTGGACACGGACAGCCTGGAGGAACGGTGA
- a CDS encoding putative baseplate assembly protein → MALDFPNLDDRRFQQLVDEAKRYVQQRAPEWTDHNVSDPGVTLIETFAYLVDQLLYRLNRVPDKNYTAFLDLLGICLFPPAAAGADVDFWLSAPQPETVTLPAGTEVTTVRGETEEAVVFTTTDELHIVPSELTKLVTAPRTGEQSDRTRTLAEGLDVPCFQATPEPGDALLFGLPAPVPRCVVAVRMDSRVEGIGVDPRQPPLVWEAWDGGGWRECETGADTTGGLNRPGEVIVHVPAGHTASVIGGTRAGWLRCRVTEPEPGQPFYSESPTVREAAVFTVGGTMYVEHAETVTDVPLGTSEGVAGQTFRLGRPPVLLDGEPPVVEVSSGQGWRRWEVVEHFGRSGPADQHVRVDATTGEFTFPPVLREPDGTLRQCGAVPPKGAQLRVARYRTGGGPAGNVARGVISVLRSSVPYVARVDNREAARGGVAGETIANAKLRAPDALRMQERAVTAEDYEIISRRAAPSVRRVRCIPAGDGAGAVRVLVVPDAVADDGDRLRFEQLIPSDQVLRAITEALDERRLIGTRLVVEPPVYQGVTVVARLAAAPGDTDRVREAALDALFRLLNPLHGGPDGTGWPFGRPVQYGEVFGVLQRATGNALVEEIRLFAADPTTGRRGAPADRIDVAAGALVFSYQHQVVVTAIEPEVRG, encoded by the coding sequence ATGGCTCTGGACTTCCCCAACCTGGACGACCGGCGGTTCCAGCAACTCGTCGACGAGGCGAAGCGGTACGTGCAGCAGCGCGCCCCGGAGTGGACCGACCACAACGTCTCCGACCCGGGCGTCACCCTCATCGAGACGTTCGCCTACCTCGTGGACCAGCTGCTCTACCGGCTGAACCGGGTCCCGGACAAGAACTACACAGCGTTCCTGGACCTGTTGGGCATCTGCCTGTTCCCGCCGGCCGCCGCCGGTGCCGACGTCGACTTCTGGCTGTCGGCCCCCCAGCCCGAGACGGTGACGCTCCCGGCAGGCACCGAGGTGACCACCGTGCGCGGCGAGACCGAGGAAGCCGTCGTCTTCACGACCACGGACGAACTCCACATCGTACCCAGCGAGTTGACCAAACTCGTCACCGCGCCCCGGACCGGTGAGCAGAGCGACCGGACCAGGACGCTCGCCGAGGGGCTCGACGTGCCCTGTTTCCAGGCGACCCCCGAGCCTGGCGACGCGCTCCTGTTCGGTCTGCCGGCGCCGGTGCCGCGCTGCGTGGTCGCGGTGCGCATGGACAGCCGGGTGGAGGGCATCGGCGTGGACCCGCGCCAGCCCCCGCTGGTCTGGGAGGCGTGGGACGGCGGCGGCTGGCGCGAGTGCGAGACCGGCGCGGACACCACCGGCGGACTGAACCGCCCCGGCGAGGTCATCGTCCACGTACCGGCCGGGCACACCGCCTCGGTGATCGGCGGGACCAGGGCCGGGTGGCTGCGCTGCCGCGTCACCGAGCCCGAACCGGGCCAGCCGTTCTACTCGGAGTCCCCGACGGTGCGCGAGGCGGCCGTGTTCACGGTCGGCGGCACCATGTACGTCGAACACGCGGAGACGGTGACCGACGTGCCGCTCGGCACCTCGGAGGGCGTCGCCGGCCAGACCTTCCGGCTCGGCCGCCCACCGGTCCTCCTCGACGGCGAGCCCCCGGTGGTGGAGGTGTCCTCGGGCCAGGGGTGGCGCCGCTGGGAGGTGGTGGAGCACTTCGGCCGCTCCGGCCCCGCCGACCAGCACGTCCGGGTGGATGCCACCACCGGCGAGTTCACCTTCCCCCCGGTGCTGCGCGAGCCGGACGGCACGCTGCGCCAGTGCGGCGCCGTACCGCCCAAGGGTGCCCAGCTGCGAGTGGCCCGCTACCGCACGGGTGGCGGCCCTGCCGGCAACGTCGCACGAGGCGTGATCTCCGTGCTGCGCAGCTCCGTGCCGTACGTGGCGCGGGTCGACAACAGGGAGGCGGCGCGCGGCGGCGTCGCCGGTGAGACCATCGCCAACGCCAAGCTCCGGGCGCCGGACGCGCTGCGGATGCAGGAGCGCGCGGTGACCGCCGAGGACTACGAGATCATCAGCCGCCGCGCCGCGCCCTCGGTGCGCCGGGTGCGCTGCATCCCCGCCGGGGACGGTGCGGGCGCGGTGCGGGTCCTGGTCGTTCCGGACGCGGTGGCCGACGACGGCGACCGGCTCCGCTTCGAGCAGCTCATCCCGTCGGACCAGGTACTGCGGGCGATCACCGAGGCCCTGGACGAGCGACGCCTGATCGGCACCCGCCTCGTGGTGGAGCCGCCCGTCTACCAGGGCGTCACCGTCGTGGCGAGGCTCGCGGCGGCGCCCGGGGACACGGACCGGGTGCGCGAGGCGGCGCTCGACGCGCTGTTCCGGCTCCTGAACCCGCTGCACGGCGGCCCGGACGGCACGGGGTGGCCGTTCGGGCGGCCGGTGCAGTACGGCGAGGTGTTCGGCGTACTGCAACGCGCCACCGGCAACGCGCTCGTGGAGGAGATCCGGCTGTTCGCCGCCGACCCGACGACAGGGCGCCGGGGCGCGCCTGCGGACCGCATCGACGTGGCCGCGGGCGCGCTGGTCTTCTCGTACCAGCACCAGGTGGTCGTCACCGCCATCGAACCGGAGGTACGGGGATGA
- a CDS encoding haloacid dehalogenase type II: protein MSVPEIDALVFDVLGTLVDEPAGIRAGIRRLDPSLDDSGVERLLSLWQRHIEREQRRVLDGSRPYLPSDALDREAAEAVAGAAGCDDPDAVAELALSGTRVPPWPDSAAGLARFARRYPLIGLSNAGRTALFGLNAHAGLRWHQALSAEDARSYKPDPEVYRLAVTVSGRPPERLLMVAAHAWDLRGAQALGLRTAYVARPVGDPPAGSDRFDLYAESLADLAEQLGVG, encoded by the coding sequence ATGTCAGTGCCAGAGATCGATGCCCTCGTCTTCGACGTGCTCGGGACACTCGTCGACGAACCCGCCGGGATCCGCGCGGGCATCCGCCGGCTGGACCCGTCGCTGGACGACTCCGGGGTCGAGCGGCTCCTGTCCCTGTGGCAGCGGCACATCGAGCGCGAACAGCGCCGCGTCCTCGACGGCAGCCGGCCCTATCTGCCCAGCGACGCCCTGGACCGGGAGGCCGCCGAGGCGGTCGCCGGCGCGGCCGGTTGCGACGATCCGGACGCCGTGGCGGAGCTGGCGCTGTCGGGCACCCGGGTGCCGCCCTGGCCCGACTCCGCGGCCGGCCTCGCCCGGTTCGCGAGGCGGTACCCGCTGATCGGGCTGTCGAACGCCGGCCGGACGGCCCTGTTCGGGCTCAACGCCCACGCCGGACTGCGCTGGCACCAGGCCCTGTCCGCCGAGGACGCCCGGAGCTACAAACCGGACCCCGAGGTCTACCGGCTGGCCGTCACCGTGTCCGGCCGGCCGCCGGAGCGGCTGCTGATGGTCGCCGCCCATGCGTGGGACCTGCGCGGTGCGCAGGCGCTGGGGCTGCGCACCGCCTATGTCGCCCGTCCCGTCGGTGATCCGCCCGCCGGATCGGACCGGTTCGACCTGTACGCCGAGAGCCTGGCCGACCTGGCGGAACAGCTCGGCGTCGGCTGA
- a CDS encoding YihY/virulence factor BrkB family protein yields the protein MGTATRVPQTRDMTGDELSADEALAALRRYGRWPLVRDSFIRFRYADGFSHSRALALQTVLSVIPLVIAFVGLSASLHTENVGQLAELTIHRIAAGPSAEVVDDALERSRRHAGDGSQLTLWLGLAFSLVNVTTAMCQIERGANRIYGNERDRPFHQKYSRGLLMALTAGIPLGFGFVLMVVGGDLVAAAVSVYGLGDGARHAWDLLRWPCGLLLALISASAIFRRSPRRRQPGYTWLAFGAALYLVLWTTLTWLLSLYLSLSGSFDTVYGPLSAFMSLLLWAYLTSIALFLGLSFAAQLEAARARQPGPVKSDPGA from the coding sequence ATGGGCACCGCGACCCGGGTCCCGCAGACCCGCGACATGACGGGCGACGAGCTCTCCGCCGACGAGGCACTGGCGGCCCTGCGCCGCTACGGCCGCTGGCCGCTGGTCCGGGACTCCTTCATCCGCTTCCGTTACGCCGACGGCTTCAGCCACTCCCGCGCGCTCGCCCTGCAGACCGTCCTCTCCGTGATTCCCCTCGTCATCGCCTTCGTCGGGCTGTCCGCCTCACTGCACACGGAGAACGTGGGCCAGCTGGCGGAACTGACCATTCACCGCATCGCCGCCGGGCCGAGTGCCGAAGTGGTCGACGACGCGCTTGAGCGGAGCCGGCGCCATGCCGGGGACGGCTCCCAGCTCACTCTCTGGCTCGGCCTGGCCTTCTCGCTGGTGAACGTCACGACGGCGATGTGCCAGATAGAACGCGGGGCCAACCGGATCTACGGAAACGAACGCGACCGCCCCTTCCACCAGAAGTACTCCCGGGGTCTGTTGATGGCCCTGACCGCCGGTATCCCCCTCGGTTTCGGCTTCGTCCTGATGGTGGTCGGCGGCGACCTCGTCGCGGCCGCCGTGAGCGTCTACGGTCTCGGCGACGGGGCCAGGCACGCCTGGGACCTGCTGCGCTGGCCGTGCGGGCTGCTGCTCGCCCTCATCTCGGCGAGCGCGATCTTCCGTCGCTCCCCGCGTCGCCGGCAACCCGGCTACACATGGCTGGCGTTCGGGGCGGCCCTCTACCTGGTGCTGTGGACGACGCTGACCTGGCTGCTGAGCCTCTACCTCTCGCTCAGCGGATCCTTCGACACCGTCTACGGCCCGCTGAGTGCCTTCATGTCGCTGCTCCTGTGGGCCTATCTGACCTCCATCGCCCTGTTCCTCGGGCTGTCCTTCGCCGCGCAGCTGGAGGCGGCCCGCGCCAGGCAGCCCGGCCCTGTCAAATCCGATCCGGGAGCGTGA
- a CDS encoding zinc ribbon domain-containing protein, protein MLPVLPAKPVAPRPVVRPVAAPEEAAGVPCPACATPNLPGRRFCRRCAAPLNPAAKPAPLPWWRTVWPFRRRRARASSGRVVRGLVILAVLLALCAGGLLLLPAGRALIEDTKDKMGKAKAVTPVGIAASAEIPRHPAKNTTDGLNNRYWGAPGPRASVTYTFGKPFRLVDVLITNGASKSAEEYARQGRALRMDLEVTTQDGDKHTKQITLSDKPGSQPVPTGISDVKTVRLVLSSPAGLTKGRHLALAEVEFFQRG, encoded by the coding sequence GTGCTGCCCGTGCTCCCCGCGAAGCCGGTCGCGCCACGCCCCGTCGTACGGCCCGTGGCGGCGCCGGAAGAGGCGGCCGGGGTGCCCTGTCCGGCCTGCGCCACGCCCAACCTGCCCGGCCGGCGGTTCTGCCGGCGCTGCGCCGCTCCGCTGAACCCCGCCGCGAAGCCCGCACCGCTGCCGTGGTGGCGGACCGTGTGGCCGTTCCGCCGCCGCCGGGCGCGGGCGAGTTCCGGCCGGGTGGTCCGGGGCCTGGTGATTCTCGCGGTGCTGCTGGCCCTGTGCGCGGGAGGGCTCCTGCTGCTGCCTGCCGGGCGCGCCCTCATCGAGGACACCAAGGACAAGATGGGCAAGGCCAAGGCGGTGACCCCGGTCGGCATCGCCGCGAGCGCGGAGATACCCCGGCACCCGGCGAAGAACACCACCGACGGACTGAACAACCGCTACTGGGGCGCACCCGGGCCGCGGGCCTCGGTGACGTACACCTTCGGCAAGCCGTTCCGGCTGGTCGACGTGCTCATCACCAACGGGGCGTCCAAGTCCGCGGAGGAGTACGCCCGCCAGGGGCGCGCACTCCGGATGGACCTGGAGGTGACCACGCAGGACGGCGACAAGCACACCAAGCAGATCACCCTCAGCGACAAGCCGGGGTCGCAGCCGGTGCCCACCGGGATCAGCGACGTGAAGACGGTGCGCCTGGTCCTGTCCTCGCCGGCCGGTCTGACGAAGGGCCGTCACCTGGCCCTGGCGGAGGTGGAGTTCTTCCAGCGGGGCTGA
- a CDS encoding PAAR domain-containing protein, giving the protein MPAAARTGDPTSHGGVIATAPPGAAAAVMRVLIGGRPAAVVGSLHTCPIPPHALLGPANVILPDPAALANGTVLIGGLPAARAGDRTACSGNILTGAQNVRIGGM; this is encoded by the coding sequence ATGCCAGCCGCAGCCCGTACCGGCGACCCCACCAGCCACGGCGGTGTGATCGCCACCGCGCCGCCCGGCGCCGCCGCCGCGGTGATGCGTGTACTGATCGGCGGCCGCCCCGCCGCCGTCGTGGGCAGCCTCCACACCTGTCCGATCCCCCCGCACGCACTGCTGGGGCCGGCCAACGTGATCCTGCCCGACCCGGCCGCGCTCGCCAACGGCACGGTACTGATCGGCGGGCTGCCGGCCGCGCGGGCCGGCGACCGTACGGCGTGCTCCGGGAACATCCTGACCGGCGCCCAGAACGTCCGCATCGGGGGCATGTGA
- a CDS encoding VgrG-related protein, with protein MSTTEAQGSRSFAADPVVETPAELPRVWAAQLVSCVVDENVGLPDAAVLTFRDPDHEFLQATGITIGTPLRVSVVTASGQARERLFDGEVTALELDGDRTGSFTVVRGYSKAHRLQRGRKVVAYRNMTAAAIVRKVAAGAGLACGTVQAAPVTYQQLSQANVSDWDFLQYLAGESGAQVRVDDKGLLQFTRPQKASGAPAPSTSATKNPMVLEYGRNLLALRASLSAADSAASVEVRGWDVTTKRPLVARNPSVVSDTAVPGLSPSANARFGKAKVTVTDTPYRTQAETAAVADATAAQVSAGFGELEALAEGNPRLRAGKPVALGNVGQAFSGRYTATAVQHVLEPHEGYRTTVWVGAGPDRSLTGLVTGGAGRGPRMPGLAIGVVTDVREPAGAERGAVRLKFPWLDDSYVTDWVRTVQWGGVGGGGMVSAEVNDEVLVGFEQGLLDSPYVIGGLYNGVDQPSPHDVPLIDRTSGKVNRRSVVSRSGHRVELLDARAPGPSGLRLMTADERLEVRLDDRRDRIELTVYAGRGRPLTSVVLDKDGITLDAKLGKVNVRGRQVDIDGTDGVRIGGRSVRVNGTTDVTVDGGLLGVLKARLIRIN; from the coding sequence GTGAGCACAACCGAGGCACAGGGCAGCCGGTCGTTCGCGGCGGACCCCGTCGTGGAGACGCCCGCCGAGCTCCCCAGGGTCTGGGCCGCCCAGCTGGTGAGCTGCGTGGTGGACGAGAACGTGGGCCTGCCCGACGCGGCGGTGCTCACCTTCCGCGACCCCGATCACGAGTTCCTCCAGGCGACCGGCATCACCATCGGCACCCCGCTGCGGGTCTCGGTGGTGACCGCCTCGGGGCAGGCGCGTGAGCGGCTGTTCGACGGCGAGGTGACGGCCCTGGAGCTGGACGGGGACCGCACCGGCTCGTTCACGGTGGTGCGCGGGTACTCCAAGGCGCACCGGCTCCAGCGGGGCCGCAAGGTGGTCGCGTACCGCAACATGACGGCGGCCGCGATCGTCCGCAAGGTGGCTGCCGGGGCCGGTCTGGCCTGCGGAACCGTGCAGGCCGCACCGGTCACCTACCAGCAGCTCTCGCAGGCGAACGTGTCCGACTGGGACTTCCTGCAGTACCTGGCCGGCGAGAGCGGCGCGCAGGTCCGCGTGGACGACAAGGGACTGCTCCAGTTCACCAGGCCGCAGAAGGCGTCCGGCGCGCCCGCGCCGTCGACCTCGGCCACCAAGAACCCGATGGTGCTCGAGTACGGCCGCAACCTCCTCGCGCTGCGGGCCTCGCTGTCGGCGGCGGACAGCGCTGCGTCGGTGGAGGTGCGCGGCTGGGACGTCACGACCAAGCGGCCCCTGGTGGCCCGGAACCCGTCGGTGGTCAGTGACACGGCGGTGCCCGGTCTGAGCCCGTCGGCGAACGCCCGCTTCGGCAAGGCCAAGGTGACCGTCACGGACACCCCGTACCGCACTCAGGCCGAGACGGCGGCGGTCGCGGATGCGACGGCCGCCCAGGTCAGCGCGGGCTTCGGGGAACTGGAGGCGCTGGCCGAGGGCAACCCCCGGCTGCGCGCAGGCAAACCGGTGGCTCTCGGTAACGTCGGGCAGGCGTTCTCGGGCCGGTACACGGCGACGGCCGTACAGCACGTACTGGAGCCGCACGAGGGCTACCGCACCACCGTCTGGGTCGGCGCGGGCCCGGACCGCTCGCTGACCGGCCTGGTGACCGGCGGGGCGGGCCGTGGTCCCCGGATGCCGGGTCTGGCGATCGGCGTGGTGACGGACGTACGCGAGCCGGCCGGGGCCGAGCGGGGGGCGGTACGGCTGAAGTTCCCCTGGCTGGACGACAGTTACGTGACCGACTGGGTGCGCACCGTGCAGTGGGGCGGCGTCGGAGGAGGAGGGATGGTGAGCGCGGAGGTCAACGACGAGGTCCTGGTCGGGTTCGAGCAGGGACTGCTGGACAGCCCGTACGTCATCGGGGGGCTGTACAACGGAGTGGACCAGCCCTCGCCCCACGACGTCCCGCTGATCGACCGGACCAGCGGCAAGGTCAACCGCCGTTCGGTGGTGTCGCGTTCGGGGCACCGGGTGGAACTCCTGGACGCGCGGGCACCCGGCCCGTCCGGACTGCGGCTGATGACCGCCGACGAGCGCCTCGAAGTACGCCTCGACGACCGCCGGGACCGGATCGAGCTGACCGTGTACGCGGGGCGCGGCCGCCCCCTCACCTCCGTCGTGCTCGACAAGGACGGCATCACCCTGGACGCCAAGCTGGGCAAGGTGAACGTGCGGGGCAGACAGGTGGACATCGACGGCACCGACGGAGTGCGGATCGGGGGCCGTTCCGTGCGGGTCAACGGCACTACGGACGTCACCGTCGACGGCGGACTGCTGGGCGTCCTCAAGGCCCGGCTCATCCGGATCAACTGA
- a CDS encoding phage tail protein produces the protein MSRAAVPGLPSRYPIGEQLPAMYADDDFAQRFTGGLDTVLAPVFATLDNLPSYFDPRVAPADFLAWLASWVGAVDDPRWPVELRREAVAHAVELHRRRGTGRGLVDGLRLGLGVNAVIAGDGGAVWSRTAGAELPPEPSGEIVVRVWPGREAAVDVDRVNEIVRAMCPVHTVCRVEVLPGPPADEGR, from the coding sequence ATGAGCCGCGCGGCCGTACCAGGTCTGCCCAGCAGGTACCCGATCGGCGAACAGCTCCCCGCCATGTACGCCGACGACGACTTCGCGCAGCGGTTCACCGGGGGGCTCGACACCGTGCTCGCCCCGGTGTTCGCGACCCTCGACAACCTGCCCTCGTACTTCGACCCCCGGGTGGCCCCGGCCGACTTCCTGGCCTGGCTGGCGTCGTGGGTGGGCGCGGTCGACGATCCGCGGTGGCCCGTGGAGCTGCGCCGTGAGGCGGTGGCCCACGCGGTCGAGCTGCACCGTCGGCGCGGTACCGGACGCGGCCTGGTGGACGGGCTGCGGCTCGGCCTCGGCGTGAACGCCGTGATCGCCGGGGACGGCGGTGCGGTGTGGTCGCGTACCGCCGGAGCCGAACTGCCGCCGGAACCGTCCGGCGAGATCGTGGTCCGGGTGTGGCCGGGCCGCGAGGCGGCGGTGGACGTGGACCGGGTCAACGAGATCGTCCGGGCGATGTGCCCGGTGCACACCGTCTGCCGGGTGGAGGTCCTGCCCGGCCCGCCCGCCGATGAAGGGAGGTGA